The Candidatus Poribacteria bacterium genome segment CGAGTTCTGTTAAGACACCCGCAACCTTTTTCTTTCCGATCCGGACATCATTAGGCATTTTAATACGAGCGTCAAGCCCATGCGTTGTGCGGATTGCTGCTGCTATTGCCATCGCACCGATGAGATTCGGGAGTGTAACCTGATCGCGAAGGAGTCGATGTTTAAAAACGACGGACACGAGGAGACATTTTCCCGACGGTGCCTCCCAGTTCCTACCATACCTGCCGCGCCCAGCGGTCTGGTGCTCTGCAATAATGAGCGTTCCTTCTGCTGCACCCGTCTTGCCGCGAGCAAGGGCGATATCGTTGGTAGAAGCAACCTGTGAATAGTGCTCAATTTGGCAGCCTATAAGCGTTATCTGAAGCGTTGACCGCAGATTTTTTACCTTCGCACCAAGTGGGAAATCGCAAAGTTGGTTCATTGACATTCTATAAAACTCACATACCTCCCTGTTGGTTTGTTACTACACTTAACCGTGTTTAAAAAATCCGAGGAAACTACTGACTCAGATGTCTCTCCGCTTCAATCCGCCATTGTTCGGGTGGATCGAGTTCAAGAAAACGCTGCCATTGTGTTCTCGCCTCTTCGCGCTTCTCTCTGTATTCATACATTAACGCGAGGTTGTAATTCGCCGTCAAGTTACCCGATTCCAGTTGTATCACCCGTTCAAACTGCTCTGTTGCTGCGCCGAGTAAGTCCATACTAAAAAGGTTATTGGCATAGTTGAGTAGCGTCGGCACATGTGTATCGTCCAAAGCGAGTGC includes the following:
- a CDS encoding biotin--[acetyl-CoA-carboxylase] ligase — encoded protein: MSMNQLCDFPLGAKVKNLRSTLQITLIGCQIEHYSQVASTNDIALARGKTGAAEGTLIIAEHQTAGRGRYGRNWEAPSGKCLLVSVVFKHRLLRDQVTLPNLIGAMAIAAAIRTTHGLDARIKMPNDVRIGKKKVAGVLTELAYDQEHQPFFVLGFGVNVNNALEDFPSELRGTATSVRMAHALSENRNFEICRASLLCDILCQLEKRYLQLKAGETNLIMNQFEVLREDESRH